One region of Streptomyces subrutilus genomic DNA includes:
- a CDS encoding LysR family transcriptional regulator produces MDLALLRTFVAVHRAGSFTRAAALLGLSQPAVTSQIRTLERQLGRPLFHRRARGVTPTAVGDELAHKAAPHLDALLRITEAGREAAGASRTLHVAGPPEFLCLRVLPALAPLVGQGHTLRAALHTGAEETLDGLAAGHHDLVVTTAHPRGGLFTASALWDEELVLVAAPYWATLIGTEPLREAGSAALAGIPFVEVHESLPLVARYWAAVFDSRPDADDTTASVVVPDLRAVLECVQAGAGFAVLPRYLCQGALDSGRIVALGEPAVPPLRTWFLVVRAGSLSLAHLARAHERLLHAAARW; encoded by the coding sequence ATGGACCTGGCCCTGCTGCGCACCTTCGTCGCCGTCCACCGGGCGGGTTCCTTCACCCGGGCCGCCGCGCTGCTGGGGCTGTCGCAGCCCGCCGTCACCTCGCAGATCCGCACCCTCGAACGCCAGCTGGGCCGCCCCCTGTTCCACCGCCGGGCCCGCGGTGTCACACCGACCGCGGTGGGCGACGAGCTGGCCCACAAGGCCGCCCCGCACCTCGACGCGCTGCTGCGGATCACCGAGGCCGGGCGGGAGGCCGCCGGCGCCTCACGCACCCTGCACGTCGCCGGGCCCCCCGAGTTCCTGTGCCTGCGCGTGCTGCCCGCCCTCGCGCCCCTGGTCGGCCAGGGCCACACCCTGCGCGCCGCGCTGCACACCGGCGCCGAGGAGACCCTCGACGGGCTCGCCGCGGGCCACCACGACCTCGTCGTCACCACCGCCCACCCCCGGGGCGGGCTCTTCACCGCCTCCGCGCTGTGGGACGAGGAACTCGTGCTGGTCGCCGCACCCTACTGGGCCACCCTCATCGGCACGGAGCCGTTGCGCGAGGCCGGCTCCGCCGCGCTCGCGGGCATCCCGTTCGTCGAGGTCCACGAAAGCCTGCCCCTGGTCGCCCGCTACTGGGCCGCCGTCTTCGACAGCCGGCCCGATGCCGACGACACCACCGCCAGCGTGGTCGTGCCCGATCTGCGGGCCGTGCTGGAGTGCGTACAGGCCGGGGCCGGGTTCGCCGTCCTGCCCCGCTACCTCTGCCAGGGCGCCCTCGACAGCGGCCGGATCGTGGCCCTCGGGGAGCCTGCGGTGCCTCCGCTGCGCACGTGGTTCCTCGTGGTGCGGGCCGGCAGTCTCTCGCTCGCCCATCTCGCCCGCGCGCACGAGCGGCTGCTGCACGCCGCCGCACGCTGGTGA
- a CDS encoding cystathionine gamma-lyase: MNEDINEDIYETAGFGDGTRAVRAGLPEAVKNEPPLPGPVFAAHFHLPGDVEGPYTYGRDTNPTWTLLEQAIGELEAPGQDVETVVFASGMAAVSAVLLSQARTGDTVVLPDDGYQALPLLREQLEAYGIRVRTAPTGDDAQLSVLEGARVLWIETPSNPGLDVCDVRRLVDAAHAGETLVAVDNTLATPLGQRPLELGADFSVASGTKGLTGHGDVLLGYVVCRDPALTARVRQWRKIVGAIPGPMESWLAHRSLATIQLRAQRQWANALAVAEALADRSEVTGLRYPGLASDPSHKTAARQMRGFGSVVSFTLPDRAHAERFMAALHLVEDATSFGGVRSTAERRGRWGGDAVAEGFIRFSAGAEDTEDLVADVLRALDRAVRTADGG; the protein is encoded by the coding sequence ATGAACGAGGACATCAACGAGGACATCTACGAGACCGCCGGGTTCGGCGACGGCACGCGCGCCGTCCGTGCCGGGCTGCCCGAGGCGGTCAAGAACGAGCCGCCCCTGCCGGGACCGGTCTTCGCCGCCCACTTCCACCTCCCCGGCGACGTCGAAGGCCCGTACACCTACGGCCGCGACACCAATCCGACCTGGACGCTCCTGGAGCAGGCCATCGGAGAGCTGGAGGCACCCGGCCAGGACGTGGAGACCGTCGTCTTCGCCTCCGGCATGGCCGCGGTCTCCGCCGTCCTGCTCTCCCAGGCGCGCACCGGCGACACCGTGGTCCTGCCCGACGACGGCTATCAGGCGCTGCCCCTGCTGCGGGAGCAGCTCGAGGCCTACGGGATCCGGGTACGCACCGCCCCGACGGGGGACGACGCCCAGCTCTCGGTGCTCGAAGGCGCCCGCGTGCTGTGGATCGAGACCCCCTCCAACCCCGGGCTCGACGTCTGCGACGTACGCCGCCTCGTGGACGCGGCGCACGCCGGCGAGACCCTGGTCGCCGTGGACAACACCCTCGCCACCCCGCTCGGCCAGCGGCCGCTCGAGCTCGGCGCGGACTTCTCGGTCGCCAGCGGCACCAAGGGCCTGACCGGACACGGCGACGTGCTGCTCGGCTACGTCGTCTGCCGCGACCCCGCGCTCACCGCCCGGGTCCGCCAATGGCGCAAGATCGTCGGCGCGATCCCGGGCCCGATGGAGTCCTGGCTCGCCCACCGTTCCCTGGCCACCATCCAGCTGCGCGCGCAGCGCCAGTGGGCCAACGCACTGGCCGTCGCCGAGGCGCTCGCCGACCGTTCCGAGGTGACCGGTCTGCGCTACCCGGGCCTGGCCTCGGACCCGTCGCACAAGACGGCCGCCCGGCAGATGCGGGGCTTCGGGTCGGTGGTCTCCTTCACGCTGCCCGACCGCGCGCACGCCGAACGCTTCATGGCGGCCCTGCACCTGGTCGAGGACGCGACGAGCTTCGGCGGAGTCCGGTCCACCGCCGAGCGGCGCGGACGGTGGGGCGGGGACGCGGTGGCGGAGGGGTTCATCCGCTTCTCGGCCGGCGCCGAGGACACCGAGGACCTCGTAGCGGACGTGCTGCGAGCGCTCGACCGCGCGGTCCGCACGGCCGACGGAGGCTGA
- a CDS encoding phage holin family protein → MTNFVVKTLANAAALAVAIWLLAGITLDDGSSLGRRTLTLLLVALVFGLVNFIVKPVVKLFSLPLFVLTLGLFTLVVNALMLMLTSWLAEQLDLSFHVDGFWTAVLGGLIISVVSWAVNLVLPDKN, encoded by the coding sequence ATGACGAATTTCGTAGTCAAGACGCTCGCCAACGCGGCAGCCCTGGCCGTCGCCATCTGGCTGCTCGCCGGCATCACCCTCGACGACGGAAGCAGCCTGGGCCGCAGGACCCTTACCCTGCTGCTCGTCGCCCTGGTGTTCGGCCTGGTCAACTTCATCGTCAAGCCCGTGGTGAAGCTGTTCTCGCTGCCCCTCTTCGTCCTCACCCTCGGCCTGTTCACCCTGGTCGTGAACGCCCTGATGCTGATGTTGACCTCGTGGCTTGCCGAGCAGCTCGACCTCAGCTTCCACGTCGACGGATTTTGGACCGCGGTCCTCGGCGGCCTGATCATCTCCGTCGTCTCCTGGGCCGTGAACCTGGTCCTGCCCGACAAGAACTGA
- a CDS encoding cupin domain-containing protein, translated as MKAFRLDELEAERAANDGAYLQFLRERNMSVGLYALDAGQSDPQQPHRQDEVYFVVSGRASITVGEETTTVARGSVVYVPAGVPHKFHHISEDLRVMVVFSPPEG; from the coding sequence ATGAAAGCCTTCCGGCTTGACGAGCTCGAAGCGGAACGGGCCGCCAACGACGGCGCCTATCTGCAGTTCCTGCGCGAGCGGAACATGTCGGTCGGGCTGTACGCGCTCGACGCCGGACAGAGCGACCCGCAGCAGCCGCACCGTCAGGACGAGGTGTACTTCGTCGTGAGCGGCCGCGCCTCGATCACGGTGGGGGAGGAGACGACGACCGTGGCACGCGGCAGCGTCGTCTACGTACCGGCCGGGGTACCGCACAAGTTCCACCACATCAGCGAGGACCTGCGGGTGATGGTGGTGTTCTCGCCGCCGGAGGGCTGA
- a CDS encoding DUF5326 family protein: MDGIREVFAGMPWWVKWVAVPLLALFVFGGVITSILGALISLVFKLLLFVGLVGGLVLLVKKFSGRGAKSSSSGEW, encoded by the coding sequence ATGGACGGCATCCGAGAGGTATTCGCAGGCATGCCCTGGTGGGTGAAGTGGGTCGCGGTCCCGCTTCTGGCACTGTTCGTCTTCGGCGGTGTGATCACGAGCATCCTCGGCGCCCTGATCTCGCTCGTCTTCAAACTGCTCCTCTTCGTCGGCCTCGTCGGCGGTCTGGTGCTCCTGGTGAAGAAGTTCAGCGGCCGCGGCGCGAAGTCCTCTTCCTCCGGGGAGTGGTAG
- a CDS encoding IclR family transcriptional regulator encodes MSSVHNAGVPTLIGSVQRALRLLEAAGSHSEGAPAKQLAREAGLPLPTAYHLLRTLTHEGYLRREGGVFVLGAAAGRLAGGGLQQKRRSMILDSLAHFRDAVGAPVYFAMFREGEIELVGVSDTPANPACEEWADFRATGHAHAIGQCLLGQLDEKTRKDYYDRHPVEAITPYTVPDQRSLEHRIGSLERMQPVTERQEYALGTVCAAIPITAGDAAATMAVSLPLHHENRLPCVVNRLRSEVGALLSTLSFSISI; translated from the coding sequence TTGTCTTCGGTTCACAACGCCGGTGTGCCGACTCTCATCGGTTCGGTGCAGCGGGCGCTGAGGCTGCTCGAAGCGGCGGGCTCGCACAGCGAGGGAGCCCCGGCGAAACAGCTGGCACGCGAGGCCGGGCTCCCGCTTCCCACCGCGTACCACCTGCTGCGCACCCTGACGCACGAGGGCTACCTGCGCAGAGAGGGCGGAGTCTTCGTGCTGGGCGCCGCGGCGGGGCGGCTGGCCGGTGGCGGACTGCAGCAGAAACGTCGCAGCATGATCCTCGACTCGCTCGCGCACTTCCGCGACGCCGTCGGGGCCCCCGTCTACTTCGCGATGTTCCGCGAGGGTGAGATCGAGCTGGTGGGTGTCTCGGACACACCGGCCAACCCGGCCTGCGAGGAGTGGGCCGATTTCCGCGCGACCGGACACGCGCACGCCATCGGCCAGTGCCTGCTCGGCCAGCTCGACGAGAAGACGCGCAAGGACTACTACGACCGGCACCCGGTCGAGGCCATCACCCCTTATACCGTGCCGGACCAGCGGTCCCTGGAGCACCGGATCGGGTCCCTGGAGCGAATGCAGCCGGTGACCGAACGGCAGGAATATGCCTTGGGCACGGTATGTGCGGCCATTCCCATTACGGCGGGTGATGCCGCGGCGACCATGGCGGTTTCGCTACCCTTGCACCACGAGAATCGATTGCCCTGTGTAGTCAATCGACTACGGAGTGAAGTAGGCGCGCTGTTGAGCACCCTCTCGTTCTCTATCAGTATCTGA
- a CDS encoding SsgA family sporulation/cell division regulator, with translation MRESVQAEVMMSFLVSEELSFRIPVELRYDTRDPYAVRLTFHLPGDAPVTWAFGRELLLDGINKPCGDGDVRIAPTEPEELSDVHIRLQVGGDRALFRAGAAPLVAFLDRTDRLVPLGQERDLGGFEEHLDEALGKILAESRQNEQNAG, from the coding sequence ATGCGCGAGTCGGTACAGGCAGAGGTCATGATGAGCTTCCTCGTTTCCGAGGAGCTCTCGTTCCGGATTCCGGTGGAACTCCGGTACGACACTCGTGATCCCTACGCAGTTCGCCTTACCTTCCACCTTCCCGGAGACGCGCCCGTGACCTGGGCGTTCGGCCGGGAACTCCTCCTCGACGGCATCAACAAGCCGTGCGGTGACGGTGATGTGCGCATCGCCCCCACCGAGCCCGAGGAGCTGTCCGATGTCCACATCCGCCTCCAGGTCGGCGGCGACCGGGCCCTGTTCCGCGCCGGCGCGGCACCGCTCGTCGCGTTCCTCGACCGCACCGACCGGCTCGTCCCGCTCGGCCAGGAGCGGGACCTGGGCGGCTTCGAGGAGCACCTCGACGAGGCGCTCGGCAAGATCCTGGCCGAGTCCCGACAGAACGAGCAGAACGCGGGCTGA
- a CDS encoding YibE/F family protein, with product MTTSPQPPTEPTDPTGRTGHAHSGSGHSAGHAHGHGHGPAAPVSKHLRKVIAAVLIPFAAAVFVGMAVLWPGGAPAHERTGVGFDRQTQQGTVVSLEHVDCKSVNASQVPTTGNTSTPEGREAQAAQTGECKKATVRVGTGPDQGRTFVEIVQPGAPRQLADGQEVVVAYAPDAPRDLQYSVIDVNRKFPMALLAAIFAVAVVVVGRMRGLFALFALVISFGVLTLFILPAILQGSNPLLVAVIGASAIMLIALYMCHGLTARTSVAVLGTLVSLLLIGLLGSLFIGWAFLSGNTDDNTGLIHGLYPDIDMSGLLLAGVIIGSLGVLDDVTVTQTSAVWELHHADPSMGPRALYRAAIRIGRDHIASVVNTLVLAYAGAALPLLLLFTIANSSMGSVANSELVAEEIVRTLVGSIGLVASVPVTTALAALVVSADRPGAPGTAAASGPVRGGRGRRRKR from the coding sequence GTGACGACCTCGCCGCAGCCCCCCACCGAGCCCACGGATCCCACCGGCCGCACAGGCCATGCCCACTCGGGTTCCGGGCACTCCGCCGGTCATGCCCACGGCCATGGCCACGGCCCGGCGGCTCCCGTCTCGAAGCACCTGCGCAAGGTCATCGCGGCCGTGCTGATCCCCTTCGCCGCCGCCGTCTTCGTCGGCATGGCCGTGCTCTGGCCGGGCGGCGCCCCCGCCCACGAGCGCACGGGCGTCGGCTTCGACCGCCAGACCCAGCAGGGCACGGTCGTCTCGCTCGAGCACGTCGACTGCAAATCGGTGAACGCCTCGCAGGTACCGACCACCGGCAACACCTCCACCCCCGAGGGCCGCGAGGCGCAGGCCGCGCAGACCGGTGAGTGCAAGAAGGCCACCGTGAGGGTCGGCACCGGACCGGACCAGGGCCGCACCTTCGTGGAGATCGTCCAGCCGGGCGCCCCACGGCAGTTGGCGGACGGCCAGGAGGTGGTCGTCGCCTACGCGCCGGACGCCCCGCGGGACCTCCAGTACTCGGTGATCGACGTGAACCGCAAGTTCCCCATGGCGCTGCTGGCGGCCATCTTCGCCGTCGCGGTGGTCGTGGTCGGCCGGATGCGCGGTCTGTTCGCGTTGTTCGCCCTGGTCATCAGCTTCGGCGTGCTGACCCTCTTCATCCTCCCGGCCATCCTGCAAGGGTCGAACCCGCTGCTCGTCGCGGTCATCGGGGCGAGCGCCATCATGCTCATCGCCCTCTACATGTGCCACGGGCTGACCGCCCGCACCTCCGTCGCCGTTCTCGGCACGCTCGTCTCGCTGCTGCTGATCGGACTGCTGGGCTCGCTGTTCATCGGCTGGGCGTTCCTCAGCGGCAACACCGACGACAACACGGGTCTGATCCACGGGCTCTACCCGGACATCGACATGAGCGGTCTGCTGCTCGCAGGCGTGATCATCGGTTCGCTGGGCGTACTGGACGATGTGACGGTCACCCAGACCTCCGCGGTCTGGGAACTCCACCACGCAGACCCCTCGATGGGGCCGCGCGCCCTGTACCGGGCAGCCATCCGGATCGGCCGCGACCACATCGCGTCGGTGGTCAACACCCTGGTGCTGGCGTACGCGGGTGCGGCGCTCCCCCTGCTCCTTCTGTTCACCATCGCGAACAGCAGCATGGGTTCGGTGGCGAACAGCGAACTCGTCGCGGAGGAGATCGTACGGACCCTCGTGGGCTCGATCGGTCTCGTGGCCTCGGTCCCCGTGACGACGGCGCTGGCCGCTCTGGTCGTCTCGGCCGACCGGCCGGGGGCCCCGGGCACGGCAGCGGCCTCGGGGCCGGTCCGTGGCGGCCGGGGCCGTCGGCGCAAGCGCTGA
- the thiC gene encoding phosphomethylpyrimidine synthase ThiC translates to MTIQDARTPAVSQDTDGQTERQPGWHKGYVAGSRPDIRVPVRQVHLTNGKDVTLYDTSGPYTDPRIETDVRRGLAPLRENWIIGRGDTEEYAGRPVRPEDDGIKHTSPRGGLKNLDAVFPGRPRQPRRGRGGAAVTQLAYARRGEITPEMEYVAIRENVSPEVVREEIAAGRAVLPANVNHPEIEPMIIGKRFLVKVNANIGNSAVTSSIEEEVDKMTWATKWGADTVMDLSTGRNIHTTREWVLRNSPVPIGTVPLYQALEKVDGRAEDLTWEIYKDTVIEQAEQGVDYMTVHAGVLLPYVPLTARRKTGIVSRGGSIMAAWCLAHHKENFLYTHFEELCEILATYDVTYSLGDGLRPGSIADANDAAQFAELKTLGELNTIAKRHNVQTMIEGPGHVPMHKIKENIDLQQEICEEAPFYTLGPLTTDVAPAYDHITSGIGAAMIAWWGTAMLCYVTPKEHLGLPNRDDVKTGVITYKIAAHAADLAKGHPGAQEWDDALSDARFEFRWEDQFNLALDPDTAREFHDETLPAEPAKTAHFCSMCGPKFCSMKISQDIRREHGGDLKAEEIEAGMAEKSAEFAASGSRVYLPLAD, encoded by the coding sequence ATGACCATTCAGGACGCACGCACGCCTGCCGTCAGCCAGGACACCGACGGCCAGACCGAGCGCCAGCCGGGCTGGCACAAGGGCTACGTGGCGGGCTCCCGCCCCGACATCCGGGTGCCGGTCCGCCAGGTCCACCTCACCAACGGCAAGGACGTGACGCTCTACGACACGTCCGGTCCGTACACCGACCCGCGGATCGAGACCGACGTGCGCCGGGGTCTCGCTCCGCTGCGCGAGAACTGGATCATCGGCCGCGGGGACACCGAGGAGTACGCGGGCCGTCCCGTGCGCCCCGAGGACGACGGGATCAAGCACACCTCGCCGCGGGGCGGCCTCAAGAACCTCGACGCGGTCTTCCCGGGCCGCCCGCGCCAGCCCCGCCGGGGCCGCGGCGGCGCCGCCGTCACGCAGCTCGCCTACGCCCGCCGCGGCGAGATCACCCCGGAGATGGAGTACGTCGCGATCCGCGAGAACGTCTCCCCCGAGGTGGTCCGGGAGGAGATCGCCGCAGGTCGCGCGGTGCTTCCGGCGAACGTGAACCACCCGGAGATCGAGCCGATGATCATCGGCAAGAGGTTCCTGGTGAAGGTCAACGCCAATATCGGCAACTCCGCGGTCACCTCCTCCATCGAGGAGGAGGTCGACAAGATGACCTGGGCGACCAAGTGGGGCGCCGACACGGTCATGGACCTCTCGACGGGCCGCAACATCCACACCACGCGCGAGTGGGTGCTGCGCAACTCCCCCGTCCCGATCGGCACCGTCCCGCTCTACCAGGCGCTGGAGAAGGTCGACGGCCGTGCCGAGGACCTGACCTGGGAGATCTACAAGGACACGGTCATCGAGCAGGCCGAGCAGGGCGTCGACTACATGACGGTCCACGCCGGCGTGCTGCTGCCGTACGTGCCGCTGACCGCCCGCCGCAAGACCGGCATCGTCTCCCGCGGCGGATCGATCATGGCCGCGTGGTGCCTGGCGCACCACAAGGAGAACTTCCTCTACACGCACTTCGAGGAGCTCTGCGAGATCCTCGCGACGTACGACGTCACCTACTCGCTGGGCGACGGTCTGCGCCCCGGCTCCATCGCGGACGCCAACGACGCCGCGCAGTTCGCCGAGCTGAAGACGCTGGGCGAGCTGAACACCATCGCCAAGCGGCACAACGTCCAGACCATGATCGAGGGCCCAGGCCACGTCCCGATGCACAAGATCAAGGAGAACATCGACCTCCAGCAGGAGATCTGCGAGGAGGCGCCGTTCTACACGCTCGGCCCGCTGACCACGGACGTCGCGCCCGCGTACGACCACATCACCTCGGGCATCGGCGCCGCGATGATCGCCTGGTGGGGCACCGCGATGCTCTGCTACGTCACGCCCAAGGAGCACCTGGGCCTGCCCAACCGCGACGACGTCAAGACCGGCGTCATCACGTACAAGATCGCCGCGCACGCCGCCGACCTGGCCAAGGGGCACCCCGGAGCGCAGGAGTGGGACGACGCGCTGTCGGACGCCCGCTTCGAGTTCCGCTGGGAGGACCAGTTCAACCTGGCCCTCGACCCCGACACGGCGCGTGAGTTCCACGACGAGACCCTGCCCGCCGAGCCGGCCAAGACCGCGCACTTCTGCTCCATGTGCGGCCCGAAGTTCTGCTCGATGAAGATCTCGCAGGACATCCGCCGCGAGCACGGCGGCGACCTGAAGGCCGAGGAGATCGAGGCGGGCATGGCGGAGAAGTCCGCCGAGTTCGCGGCCTCGGGCAGCCGCGTCTACCTGCCGCTGGCCGACTGA
- a CDS encoding metallophosphoesterase encodes MVEGSMTQGAGQGPAMRTETLRDFRVPVTEPAPYAVSGLPDEAPVYGEYPAYYEEGARSVPPQPGYTPQPAAAPQPHAAAPAAPPHHAAYAAHEVREVTEPEPEADDLGGYTPTQRDLPVIGRGALGGPGDTVQVQYVPQEPAVAGPGPLYVVGDVHGYLDELVTELHAQGLIDAERRWSAGNARLWFLGDFTDRGPDGIGVIDLVMRLSAEAAAAGGYCKALMGNHELLLIGAKRFGDTPVSSGAGTATFQAAWLLNGGQRTDMERLQDVHLQWMSRLDAAVLEEGHLLLHSDTTAYLDYGDSIEDVNDTIHELLNRNDADITWDLFRKFTKRFAFRDEETGPGAVRELLGTYGGSRVVHGHSPIPYLLGEVGTEDGDASRGPEAVNGPHVYADGLAIAMDGGVTMAGKLLVVQLPLGD; translated from the coding sequence GTGGTGGAGGGGTCGATGACTCAGGGGGCCGGTCAGGGACCCGCGATGCGGACGGAAACGCTGCGGGACTTCCGGGTGCCGGTCACCGAACCCGCTCCGTACGCCGTATCAGGGCTGCCCGATGAAGCCCCCGTCTACGGCGAGTACCCGGCGTACTACGAGGAGGGCGCGCGCAGCGTGCCCCCACAGCCGGGCTACACCCCGCAGCCGGCCGCCGCCCCGCAGCCGCACGCCGCCGCGCCCGCCGCGCCGCCGCATCACGCTGCCTACGCGGCGCACGAGGTGCGCGAGGTCACGGAGCCGGAACCCGAGGCCGACGACCTCGGGGGCTACACCCCGACCCAGCGCGACCTGCCCGTCATCGGGCGCGGCGCGCTCGGCGGCCCCGGGGACACCGTGCAGGTCCAGTACGTGCCCCAGGAACCGGCGGTCGCCGGACCCGGCCCGCTCTACGTCGTCGGCGACGTCCACGGCTACCTCGACGAGCTCGTCACCGAACTCCACGCCCAGGGCCTCATCGACGCGGAGCGCCGCTGGTCCGCCGGGAACGCCCGGCTCTGGTTCCTCGGCGACTTCACCGACCGCGGCCCCGACGGCATCGGCGTGATCGACCTCGTCATGCGGCTGTCCGCCGAGGCGGCGGCCGCCGGCGGCTACTGCAAGGCCCTCATGGGCAACCACGAGCTGCTGCTGATCGGCGCCAAGCGGTTCGGCGACACCCCCGTCTCCTCCGGCGCGGGCACCGCCACCTTCCAGGCCGCCTGGCTGCTCAACGGCGGCCAGCGCACCGACATGGAACGCCTGCAGGACGTGCACCTGCAGTGGATGTCCCGGCTGGACGCGGCCGTCCTGGAGGAGGGGCACCTGCTCCTGCACTCCGACACCACGGCCTACCTGGACTACGGCGACTCGATCGAGGACGTCAACGACACCATCCACGAGCTGCTCAACCGCAACGACGCCGACATCACCTGGGACCTCTTCCGCAAGTTCACCAAGCGGTTCGCCTTCCGCGACGAGGAGACCGGCCCCGGAGCCGTACGCGAGCTGCTCGGCACGTACGGCGGCAGCCGCGTCGTGCACGGGCACAGCCCGATCCCCTACCTGCTCGGCGAAGTGGGCACCGAGGACGGTGACGCGTCCCGTGGACCGGAGGCCGTGAACGGCCCCCACGTCTACGCCGACGGGCTCGCCATCGCGATGGACGGCGGCGTCACGATGGCGGGCAAGCTGCTGGTCGTGCAACTTCCCTTGGGCGACTGA
- a CDS encoding LacI family DNA-binding transcriptional regulator → MTAAGKHQVSRTETTRRAAGRQGRAGIRDVAAAAGVSITTVSDALNGKGRLPDATRRHVREVADRLGYRPSAAARTLRTGKSGLIGLTVTTYGDEPFTFTEFAYFAEMARAATSAALARGYALVILPATSRHDVWSNVALDGTVVIDPSDHDPVVTELVRQGLPVVSDGRPAGSLPVTAWVDNDHEAAVLGLLDHLAAAGARRIGLLTGTTTDTYTRLSTTAYLNWCERVGQDPVYESYPAHDPCAGAVAADRLLARPDRPDAVYGLFDPNGTDLLAAARRYGLRVPEDLLLVCCSESTVYANTEPPITTLSLKPRRIGTAVVQLLIDAIEGVDTGRPVEQVVPTELIIRTSSQRRQPRTTISPPRSPAQD, encoded by the coding sequence ATGACAGCAGCAGGGAAGCATCAGGTGAGCCGGACCGAGACCACCCGGCGGGCAGCCGGCCGACAGGGCCGGGCAGGCATCAGGGACGTGGCCGCCGCGGCGGGCGTCTCGATCACAACCGTCTCCGACGCGCTCAATGGCAAGGGACGGCTGCCGGACGCCACCCGCCGCCACGTTCGCGAGGTGGCCGACCGGCTGGGCTACCGCCCGTCCGCCGCCGCCCGCACCCTCCGTACCGGCAAGTCGGGTCTCATCGGCCTGACCGTGACGACGTACGGGGATGAACCTTTCACCTTCACCGAATTCGCCTACTTCGCCGAGATGGCCAGGGCCGCCACCTCCGCCGCGCTCGCCCGCGGCTACGCCCTCGTCATCCTCCCCGCCACCTCCCGACACGACGTGTGGTCCAACGTCGCCCTCGACGGCACCGTCGTCATCGACCCCTCCGACCACGATCCCGTCGTCACCGAACTCGTCCGCCAGGGCCTGCCCGTGGTCTCCGACGGCCGCCCGGCAGGCTCCCTCCCCGTCACCGCCTGGGTCGACAACGACCACGAGGCCGCCGTACTGGGCCTGCTCGACCACCTCGCCGCGGCCGGCGCCCGCAGAATCGGGCTGCTGACCGGCACCACCACCGACACCTACACCCGGCTCTCCACCACCGCCTACCTCAACTGGTGCGAGCGCGTCGGCCAGGACCCCGTCTACGAGTCCTACCCCGCCCACGACCCCTGCGCGGGCGCCGTGGCCGCCGACCGGCTCCTCGCCCGCCCCGACCGGCCCGACGCCGTGTACGGGCTCTTCGACCCCAACGGCACCGACCTGCTCGCCGCCGCCCGGCGCTACGGCCTGCGCGTCCCGGAGGACCTGCTGCTCGTGTGCTGCAGCGAGTCCACCGTGTACGCCAACACCGAACCGCCCATCACCACGCTCTCCCTCAAACCGCGCCGCATCGGCACCGCCGTCGTGCAGCTGCTGATCGACGCGATCGAGGGAGTGGACACCGGACGCCCCGTCGAGCAGGTCGTGCCGACCGAGCTCATCATCCGTACCTCTTCGCAGCGCAGGCAGCCCCGAACGACCATCAGTCCGCCCCGCTCCCCGGCACAGGACTGA